The following is a genomic window from Oncorhynchus kisutch isolate 150728-3 linkage group LG6, Okis_V2, whole genome shotgun sequence.
ATGCAGCATATGGGGTTAGTTAAGTTTAATTGTGGTGTTTCTCGAAGCTCTTAACCACATTGTGGTGCATATCTAGAgatgtttatttaacctttaactaggtaagtcagttaagaacaaattcttatttataatgacagcctaccccggccaaacccagacgatgctgggccaattgcgccCTATGAGActtccaatcacagccggatgtgatacagcctagattcgaaccttagtgccttagaccactgcaccactcgggagaccaACTACACCAACCAGCCCCAGTTGATATTTAttggtttgtttttttaaatgatagaTGTAGTGCTACATGAGGGTGTAAGATGGGTGTGTGACTAAAACTTTTTTAGTATGTCTTCAGAGTAATCTACAGTGGTGGTACTTCCTTCCTCCACACCCCATTATAACTACACTGATAAGAAAAACACAAGTGTAATAGATGAGAGTTTATAGGACAAATTTCAAACAAAAACCCAACAGCTTTACACCAAACCATACATGTAACATTTCAAATCAGGCATGGATGGACTGAACTTTAAAACCTATTTTGTTACTGTCAAAGCCTAATTTCTTAATTGCttataaaatgttttatatatCAGATTACTCATTTTAGGTCTGAGACATTTCTGACTCAGACCTGAGCCTCAGACGAGTTGGTGGCCCGTGAGAGCTGTGACTGTCCCTTGGAGTACACAGAGGAACGCAGAGTCACATCCTCACTGAAGACCTTCTCAAATATTTTACGTAGAGAAACCCTGACCCTCTCCTTGAAGTCCTGACCCATGAACACATACAGGACAGGGTTGAGACAGCTGTTGATGTAAGCCAGAGAGATGGCCAGGGGGTCTAGAGCCCTGGCCATGACCTGGGAGGCTTCCTTGCCATACTCGATCACCAGTCCAATGACATGATAAGGCAGCCAACACACAAAGAACGCCGTCACCACAACCAAAATTATCTGGAAGGCCCTCTGGGATTTAAAGCGGCCGCTGCTCACCCTCCTACCGATCAGCAGGTAGCAGACAGCGATGACCAGTAGGGGGATGAGGAAGCCAAGTATAAGCCTGGTGATGTTGGTGGCTTTGATAGGCGACTGGTTGCCCTCAGTTTTGTCTTGTAGGTGGTTATAGATGCACAGTGTTATGTTCATATCATCATGGACTACAATTTCTCTGTAGATCATAGAGGGGAGGCTGAGGAGCAGGGccaggacccagaccagaccacagAGCAGCCAGGCCAGGGTGATGCTCCGGTGGTTCTGGGCCCAGACAGGCAGGATGACCAGGGCAAAGCGGTCCAGGCTGATGAGAACCAGTGTGAAAACACTGGCGAACATGTTGAGTACAACCATGGACGGAAGAATCTTACACATAGCCTCTCCATAAGGCCAGTGAGAGTTCAGTATGATGTCAGCTATGGAGAAGGGTATGGAGACACAGCAGAGAAGGTCTGCTGCAGCCAGGTTTACAAACCAGACAGTGTTGACTGTCCTCTTCATCTTCACTCCAGCTATCCAGATGACAAAGGCATTGCCTGGGATACCGAGGACACAGGCAATGCTGCAGAGAACTATGGACAGCACCCATATGGATCGATGCCCTTGTTCTGACAGAGAGGTTTCGTGTAACGGGTCATAATACAAGTCAAACTCCCCATAAGCTTCTGTGACATAATTCTCTAAGAAATTCCCATAATGCTCTGAGAAATCCATGTTGTCCCTATGGAGAAATTGACACAGAATGTCACTCATATTCTGACTTAATCATTAAAACACAATCTATGTTCTAATGTAATGTTTCATGGCATTGAGGATTGTCATTGACGTCAAATAACCATTCATGATTGATGGAAACTGTCTATATGGCATGTGTAACTACATCCTGGTAttagagcatttcgtattattctatAAGTAAATCTGAAAAATCAATTTATGTTACAAATTAATTTATGGATGTCCAGCATCCATTTTATATGTTCCAACTACAATTTgcattatatgttacgaatttgcaaaacatgttatgttacgaattctagctaggtggctaactttAGCTGGCTCGCCAACGttagttaggggtcagggttaagtttaggactTAGGttaaaggtttaaggttaggcttAAGGGAAGGATTAGCTAAAACGGTTTTAACACATTTttcgcctgctttgaggataaaaCCAGTGTtagtgtgtttacagacatattcaatctctccctatcccagtctgttgtccccacttacttcaagatgtccaccattgttcctgtacgcaagaaagcaaaggttactgaactaaattactatcgccccatagcactcacatctgtcatcatgaagtgctttgaaaggctagctaaggatcatatcacatcgcctctaccttacctgacaccctagaagacccacttcaattttcttaccgctccaatagatccacagacgatacaGTTGCatttacactccacactgccctattccgtctggacaagaggaatacctacgtaatAATGccattcattgactatagctcagccttcaacaccatagtacgcTCCAAACTCCTCATTAAGCTTGGTGCCATGGCTCTGCATCCcatcctgtgcaactgggtcctggacctcctgacaggccgccccctcaggtggtgaaggtagaaaacaacacctccacatgaagtggtgtaaagctcaccaccattgaactgtggagcagtggaaacacgttctctggagtgatgaatcacgcttcaccatatgGCAGTCCGACTGACAAatctgcatagtgccaactgtaaagttgggTGGTGaagtaataatggtctggggctgtttttcatggttcaggctagccccttagttccagtgaagtgaaatcttaatgctacagcatacaatgccaTTCTGGATGATTCTGGGCTTCCAACTCcatggcaacagtttgggcaaggccctttcctgttacagcatgacaatgccccagagcacaaagcaaagtccatacagaaatggtttgttgagatcggtgtggaagaacttgactggcctgcacagagccctgactctcaaccacatcgaacacctttgggactaattggaacactgactgcgagccaggcctaatcaccccaacatcagtgcacaacctcactaatgctcatggctgaatggaaCCAAGTCCCCGCAgtaacgttccaacatctagtgaatagccttcccagaagagcagaggctgttatagcagcaaaagggtggaccaactccaaATTAATGCCCAtatttttggaatgagatgttcgacgagcaggagtccacatacttttggacatGTAGCAGTGATTCATATGttaatgtaaagaatatttgctggtctgtggtgtgtgaaTGTGGAGCAACCAGAAGCTGCACTTGACacatgaaattgcttattccagttgctAATAAAATGGAAGCCTCTCagacataatccaggtagaatcaggattTCCCCAGTTTAGCTGGGGGAAACGACACACCACTGATGGAGTAATGCcggagtgtctatgtatgcggatgacgcaacactatacacgtcagctacaacAGCGACtgaatgactgcaacacttaaagagctgcagttagtttcagagttggcggcaaggaataagttagcccaaagtatttctaaaactaaaagcattgtatttgggacaaaacatttactaaacctcaactaaatcttgtaataaatcatgtggaaattgagcaagttgagatgactaaactgcttagattgtaaactgtcatggtcaaaacatattgatacagtagtagctaagatggggagaagtctggtgccacaaaaaaaggacttaggaaaattgcaattggctcagaacatgTCAGCACGGCTGGccattggatgtacacagagctaatattaataatatgcatgtcaatatcatctggctcaaagtggaggggGTATTGACATTGAATGAACTGAGCTGTCTGCCTAAACTACTGGCtcacagcttggacacccatgcatacccaacaagacatgccacaagaggtctcttcacagtccccaagtccagaacagactggaCTGGAGGCGcagagtactacatagagccatgactacatgtaactccattccacatcaagtaacagATGAAAGCAATGAatttagattttaaaaaacagattaaaaaaacaccttgtgaagcaacacaaacgtAGGCACAGACATTACCaaacacacacgataacatgtACTAtgcactccacacacacaaacacacacacgcacacacgcacacgcacacacacacacatggatttagtactgtagatatgtggtaatgGTGGAGTAGGGGCATGAGGACACACAGtttgttgtgaaatctgtgaatgtattgtaatgttttaaacattttataaactgccttaattttgctggatccaaggatttacgtacagaataatacgaaatgctctgagccTAGGCTGGTGACtaaatggggatacataataaatacaaaatgtagTGTagcaagtagttgaaaagttgctaactagctaaaATGATCAAGCTGTTCGTGTTATACGCCAGCCCATCCACCCTACTTTTgattttgccttaagtaaccatctgtcttatgcaACCATACCAAAAGTACCATATTATTCCAAATGAggtgtctcggatttacgtacagaataatatgaaatgttcTGAGACTAGGCTGGTGACTACAATGTAGTCAGAATGTTGTTTGTTAGTTTGCATAATTAGTAACTGAAGAGTAAATTTCTTCTCACAACGCCACAAAGCTGCTGGTAAAGGCATTTATAATTTACTGCTAAGCTATGGTCTATCACAGTATCTTCCATCCACAAGTAAATAACTTAAACAGGTACTACACAAAAGTTCACCTACAATTCTActgaaaatacaaataaaacctACCCCATCTTTGAGCTTTCCTTTCTAAATGTTGTTTTCAGTTTTTAACCACAAGAGAGAACTGAGGCAAACCCACAGGAAACTACATCAGCAGCTGTTGATACCATCTATCCAACAACATCCGATATATACAGTAGGCAAATCCTTACCAAAGCAATTCCCCCCAATTCTAACCACAGATACATCTCTCGCACATTATTGGAATAAACTCTGCTGTCATCAGATGAAAGCTGAAACGATGGCTATGCGTAGActtatagacctacagtacatCCAAAGCATTTGACACGGTTGATCATTAAATATTACTTTCTAAATTGCATTAAGGTTTTCATGATTACACATACAATTAGTTATATAGTTATGTTTATGATAGAGAGCAATTTGTTCATGCAAA
Proteins encoded in this region:
- the c3ar1 gene encoding C3a anaphylatoxin chemotactic receptor — its product is MGDNMDFSEHYGNFLENYVTEAYGEFDLYYDPLHETSLSEQGHRSIWVLSIVLCSIACVLGIPGNAFVIWIAGVKMKRTVNTVWFVNLAAADLLCCVSIPFSIADIILNSHWPYGEAMCKILPSMVVLNMFASVFTLVLISLDRFALVILPVWAQNHRSITLAWLLCGLVWVLALLLSLPSMIYREIVVHDDMNITLCIYNHLQDKTEGNQSPIKATNITRLILGFLIPLLVIAVCYLLIGRRVSSGRFKSQRAFQIILVVVTAFFVCWLPYHVIGLVIEYGKEASQVMARALDPLAISLAYINSCLNPVLYVFMGQDFKERVRVSLRKIFEKVFSEDVTLRSSVYSKGQSQLSRATNSSEAQV